From Kitasatospora sp. MAP12-44:
TTGCAAGGCCGCTCAAAGGTGACTTCCCGTGCAGACCAACCGACGCCAAGACGACCCCGCCTCCACGCCAGCCGAGGAGCTGATGGGGCTGGCGGGCCTCCTGCGCGCCTGGCGCATCGCCGCCGGCGAGCGCCTGGGCCTTGGGAAGCCCCTGTCGCAGGCCGAGGTCGCGATGACCGCCGGCATGAGCGAGCGGTGGTACCGCGAGCTCGAGCGCGGGGCCGCGTCCCGTCTGGACCGCAAGACCATCGAGCAGCTGGCCGAGGCACTTCTTCTGGGGGAGGAAGAAAGATTGACCCTCTACTACTACACGCTCGGCAGCGCGCCGCTGCAGAAGAGCAACCCGCTCGGCGACAGCCCCGCACACGCAGCGCTCCAGCTGCTCCTGCAGCAGCAGTCGCCGCGGCCCGCCTACCTGAGCGACCTCACGTGGAACATCGTCGGCTACAACCAGGCCATGGCCGATTGGTTCCCCTGGGTGCTCGAGCCCGGCGCGAATCTCATCCGCTGGGGGCTGCTCTCTGAGGAAGCCCGCACGCAGCTGGTCGGCTGGGAGGGCCACGCACGGATCTACCTGGCCATGATCCGCCAGGCCCTCGCCCGCCTGCCGAAGGACCTGGCCTTGAGCGCGCTGCTGGCCGAGGTCCTCAAGGACCCGATCTGCCAGACGTACTGGAACGAGGGGCCGATGGTCGTGAGCCATCGCGATGGCCATCACTTCCGACTGGACATCCCGCGGTTCGAGGCGGAGATCGACGTGGTCTCCCAGGTCCTCGTCCCGGCCACGTATCCCGACCTACGGTTCGTCGTCATCTCCTACCTCGGCAGTGAGCAGGATCCGCAGGCGTCGGAAAGCAAGCCGTCATGACGCTCGAACGCACCGTTGCCCTTCCCGCCCCTCGACCTCACGAGAACGCCATGCACCTTGCCTCTCCGATAACCCTGCAGCCCTACGGAACCGTGCCGACGCTCGACGACGCCATGGAACTGGCCGGGCCGGGTGCCCTGCACCTGGCCGACCTCAGCCGCCAGCTCGGCTCTGGCGGGCAGCTGGTTCTCGCGCTGGACACCCGCACCGTGTTCTGGGCCGACGAGCAGCCCGACGGCCAGTGGATCGTCGAGGAACTGACGGCAGATCAAGCCCTGCTGCGACTGCCGGCCCGGTGCGGCCACGAGGCTCCGCACGAGTACCGGCTGCTGCTGCGCGCCACGCTTGACCAGCGCTCCAGCACACTGCCCGGCCACATCGACCAGCTGATCCGCGACTGCCAGGACCGCATCGCTCACCTGAGCGCGGTCAGGGAGGAGCTGGTCTCGGCCTGATAGCTACCTCGCCAGGCTGTGGTGCTGGTGCCGCGCAGGGGACGGCACCATCGGC
This genomic window contains:
- a CDS encoding helix-turn-helix transcriptional regulator — encoded protein: MQTNRRQDDPASTPAEELMGLAGLLRAWRIAAGERLGLGKPLSQAEVAMTAGMSERWYRELERGAASRLDRKTIEQLAEALLLGEEERLTLYYYTLGSAPLQKSNPLGDSPAHAALQLLLQQQSPRPAYLSDLTWNIVGYNQAMADWFPWVLEPGANLIRWGLLSEEARTQLVGWEGHARIYLAMIRQALARLPKDLALSALLAEVLKDPICQTYWNEGPMVVSHRDGHHFRLDIPRFEAEIDVVSQVLVPATYPDLRFVVISYLGSEQDPQASESKPS